A window of the Rhizobium brockwellii genome harbors these coding sequences:
- a CDS encoding GNAT family N-acetyltransferase produces MSNVEKTMIIELMSHDFEALLKGVAPGQLRLVQDSAIAPPEILAMLSRLAADIGVEFLPSAWMIVEDDEIVGLCSVIKVPQDGKIHIGYGVAPTRQSRGCTTRAIGQLLEWARDDPRVALISAETGFENVASQRVLERNGFVRIGERIDAEDGPLICWEAATV; encoded by the coding sequence ATGTCTAATGTCGAGAAAACGATGATTATCGAACTAATGTCTCATGATTTTGAAGCACTGCTGAAGGGCGTCGCACCTGGTCAGCTGCGCCTTGTCCAAGACAGCGCCATTGCGCCTCCTGAGATATTGGCGATGTTGAGCCGCCTCGCGGCTGATATCGGCGTGGAATTTTTGCCGTCGGCCTGGATGATCGTGGAGGATGACGAGATCGTCGGCCTTTGCTCTGTCATCAAGGTTCCCCAGGACGGAAAGATCCATATCGGCTATGGGGTTGCGCCCACCCGCCAAAGCCGTGGATGCACCACGCGGGCCATAGGGCAGTTGCTCGAGTGGGCGCGGGACGACCCTCGCGTGGCTTTGATCTCTGCAGAAACCGGGTTTGAGAACGTAGCTTCACAGCGTGTCCTTGAACGCAATGGATTTGTCCGTATCGGCGAGCGTATCGATGCCGAAGATGGTCCATTGATCTGCTGGGAAGCCGCAACCGTTTAG
- a CDS encoding AraC family transcriptional regulator, which produces MTAALRNYHERMQRVLDYVDQYLDDDLDLDLLSGVAAFSKFHFHRQFTATFGLSVHRYIQLARMKRASYRLAYRDEERVTDIAMDAGYDAPDAFARAFRQRFGQSPSSFRKSPDWEPWLAAFGPLDNARSKLMQKTFTTDDVIIRNVPTTPVAIMEHRGDPASLGATIQRFIAWRKAAGLHPRTSPTFNVWRSERRPQSPADYSVDLCVGTDQPIGANGEEIKAGEIPGGRCAVLRVVGNTDNLEPAALYLYREWLPASGEEARNFPIYCQRLSFFPEVAEHEAVAELFLPLK; this is translated from the coding sequence ATGACCGCAGCGCTTCGGAACTATCATGAGCGGATGCAGCGAGTGCTGGATTATGTCGACCAGTACCTCGATGACGATCTCGATCTTGACCTTCTGAGCGGCGTCGCGGCCTTCTCGAAGTTTCATTTCCACCGGCAGTTCACGGCGACCTTCGGATTGTCCGTGCATCGCTATATCCAGCTTGCCCGCATGAAGCGCGCTTCATACCGGCTGGCTTACCGGGACGAAGAACGCGTCACCGATATAGCGATGGATGCCGGCTACGATGCACCGGATGCCTTCGCCCGCGCCTTTCGGCAACGGTTCGGACAATCGCCTTCGTCGTTTCGGAAGTCTCCCGACTGGGAGCCGTGGCTTGCCGCCTTCGGGCCTCTCGACAATGCAAGGAGCAAGCTCATGCAGAAGACTTTTACCACTGACGACGTGATAATTCGCAATGTGCCCACCACGCCGGTGGCGATCATGGAGCATCGGGGCGATCCGGCGTCGCTCGGCGCCACCATCCAGCGGTTCATCGCCTGGCGCAAGGCCGCTGGCCTGCACCCCAGGACAAGTCCGACCTTCAACGTCTGGCGTTCCGAGCGGCGTCCTCAGTCGCCTGCCGATTATAGCGTCGATCTTTGTGTCGGGACCGACCAACCGATCGGGGCGAACGGCGAAGAGATCAAGGCCGGCGAGATCCCTGGCGGACGCTGCGCGGTGCTGCGCGTCGTCGGCAACACCGACAATCTGGAGCCCGCCGCGCTCTACCTTTATCGCGAATGGCTTCCGGCCAGCGGCGAGGAAGCACGCAACTTCCCAATCTATTGCCAACGGCTGAGCTTCTTCCCGGAAGTGGCGGAGCATGAGGCGGTGGCGGAGTTGTTTCTGCCGCTGAAATAG
- a CDS encoding dihydrofolate reductase family protein, which yields MAKLVFGMNQSLDGYVDHTAFGPSPTLFRHFIEEAQRQTGSVYGRQMYEVMRYWDDEHPEWDAERQAFAAAWRSQPKWVVSRSLKSVGPNARLVGEDLEAAIRKLKAERDGEIEVAGPNLAQSLTELGLIDEYRIYLHPVVIGHGKPYFAGPRPPLRLMAHDRIGEDVIRLIYVPA from the coding sequence ATGGCTAAGCTTGTGTTCGGAATGAACCAGTCCCTGGACGGCTACGTCGATCATACGGCGTTTGGGCCAAGCCCCACGCTCTTCCGCCACTTCATCGAGGAGGCTCAGCGGCAGACGGGCAGCGTGTATGGTCGCCAGATGTATGAGGTCATGCGTTACTGGGACGACGAACATCCTGAATGGGACGCAGAGCGACAGGCCTTCGCGGCGGCGTGGCGGAGCCAGCCGAAATGGGTCGTCTCGCGCTCGTTGAAGTCGGTCGGTCCCAACGCCAGGCTTGTTGGGGAAGATCTTGAGGCCGCGATCCGCAAGCTGAAGGCGGAACGCGACGGGGAGATCGAAGTTGCCGGCCCCAATTTGGCGCAAAGCCTCACCGAACTTGGCCTGATCGACGAGTATCGAATCTACCTGCACCCCGTCGTGATCGGTCACGGCAAGCCATATTTCGCCGGACCTCGGCCGCCGCTCCGCCTGATGGCTCATGACCGGATTGGCGAGGATGTGATCAGGTTGATCTACGTTCCGGCTTGA
- a CDS encoding antibiotic biosynthesis monooxygenase, which translates to MSDEPVVLINLLKVEPTKQEALIALLKQNTDTVVSTLAGWKSTRLIAARDGTNIVIYSEWETPDAVVTMRDDPRMKAFFPKILALASVDSFLGAAVLSKSR; encoded by the coding sequence ATGTCCGACGAACCCGTCGTTCTGATCAATCTGCTGAAGGTCGAACCGACGAAACAGGAGGCGCTGATCGCTCTCTTGAAACAGAACACCGACACCGTGGTCAGCACGCTTGCCGGCTGGAAGTCGACCCGGCTGATCGCCGCCAGGGACGGCACCAACATCGTCATATACTCCGAGTGGGAGACTCCCGACGCTGTCGTGACGATGCGCGATGACCCGCGCATGAAAGCCTTTTTCCCGAAGATCCTCGCGCTGGCGAGTGTCGACTCGTTCCTGGGCGCAGCAGTGTTGAGCAAGAGTCGGTGA
- a CDS encoding EthD family reductase: MAKMVVVYKKPVDVKAFEKHYFETHIPLAKKIPGLRKYEISNGPITVIAGPPDVHLIGTVYFDDINAMKKGFASSEGQAAGADRRLYAPDDSGVQMFVFDTREV, translated from the coding sequence ATGGCTAAAATGGTCGTTGTTTACAAGAAGCCCGTTGACGTGAAAGCGTTCGAAAAGCACTATTTCGAGACGCACATACCTCTAGCTAAGAAGATTCCGGGTCTCAGAAAATACGAGATCAGCAACGGACCGATCACGGTGATAGCCGGACCGCCTGATGTTCACCTGATTGGGACGGTCTATTTTGACGATATTAACGCGATGAAAAAGGGGTTTGCAAGCTCGGAGGGGCAAGCGGCTGGGGCGGATCGCCGACTTTATGCACCTGATGACTCGGGCGTTCAAATGTTCGTTTTCGACACCAGGGAAGTTTGA
- a CDS encoding alpha/beta fold hydrolase translates to MSMSKAAFVLVHGGWHNHSAWNKVTPILEAQGFAALTLDLPGAGVNAIAPTSLGRRPFDPAAFAAEQSPIAGLTQRERTQAVVALIKEAASFSDGKVILVGHSAGGMTISGVAEQVPNLILAVVYIAGFMAPNGMPLLAMLQHETMSSALSPRLFVGDPASIGATRINAGSTDEAYRSLLKASFYGDVSESEFEHAASQLHCDESNAGALAPSEITPERFGTVPRHYIRCTRDCAVPLPGQDHMIAMVDGAIGGKTITHTLESSHSPFLSQPANLSRILIDIAVQSLAEQSADAPQVVSIHEHG, encoded by the coding sequence ATGTCGATGTCCAAAGCAGCTTTTGTCCTTGTTCATGGCGGTTGGCACAACCATTCGGCGTGGAACAAGGTTACACCAATACTTGAAGCCCAGGGCTTCGCGGCGTTGACCCTCGACCTTCCCGGCGCCGGGGTAAATGCTATAGCGCCAACATCGCTCGGTCGTCGTCCGTTCGACCCCGCTGCGTTCGCCGCCGAGCAATCGCCTATCGCCGGCCTCACGCAGCGGGAACGGACGCAAGCGGTAGTCGCGTTGATAAAAGAAGCTGCATCATTCAGCGACGGCAAGGTCATCCTGGTCGGGCACTCAGCCGGCGGGATGACGATTTCGGGGGTCGCCGAGCAGGTTCCGAACCTGATTCTCGCGGTCGTATATATTGCGGGGTTCATGGCGCCGAACGGCATGCCGCTGCTGGCGATGCTCCAGCATGAAACCATGTCTTCGGCTCTGTCGCCTCGGCTGTTCGTGGGCGACCCCGCCTCCATCGGTGCGACAAGGATCAATGCTGGGTCGACCGACGAAGCCTATAGATCGCTGCTCAAAGCTTCGTTTTATGGCGACGTGTCGGAGTCCGAATTCGAGCATGCGGCGTCGCAACTTCATTGCGACGAATCGAACGCTGGCGCACTGGCCCCATCGGAAATTACCCCTGAAAGATTTGGCACGGTGCCGCGCCATTACATCCGCTGCACACGGGATTGCGCGGTTCCGTTGCCCGGCCAGGATCACATGATTGCGATGGTTGACGGTGCCATCGGCGGCAAGACAATTACCCACACATTGGAAAGCAGCCACTCGCCATTCCTGTCACAACCGGCCAACCTGTCGAGGATTCTTATCGACATTGCTGTCCAATCCTTGGCGGAACAGAGCGCGGACGCGCCGCAGGTGGTCTCGATACATGAACACGGATGA
- a CDS encoding sigma-70 family RNA polymerase sigma factor — protein MNTDEFEARLSALRPRLHRYCARMTGSAVDGEDVLQDTLVKALHARAEGAGVDNLEGWLFRIAHNTSLDFLRRGTRNTVVPLTEDVEAAPMPEADIVAVGFQTFLQLPELQRCAVILKDVLGHSVEEIASIAACTPAAAKSALQRGRVALRRLAQMPTDTRLPLMPDAARQKMATFVDLFRTGDFDAIRAMLANDVKLELVNRLKWEGRDKIAPYFTRYAEETKWRFAFGAVEGRPAMLVFESGRPMEKPAHFVLVDWRNDRIVAIRDFLFAPYALEFVDWARLD, from the coding sequence ATGAACACGGATGAATTCGAGGCTCGTCTCAGCGCGCTGCGGCCACGCCTTCATCGCTACTGCGCGCGGATGACGGGATCGGCGGTCGATGGCGAGGACGTATTGCAAGATACCCTCGTCAAGGCCCTTCACGCGCGAGCCGAGGGCGCCGGGGTGGACAATCTCGAGGGCTGGCTGTTTCGCATCGCCCACAATACGAGCCTCGACTTCCTGCGTCGAGGGACCCGGAATACCGTCGTTCCGCTCACCGAAGACGTGGAAGCGGCGCCGATGCCCGAGGCGGACATCGTTGCGGTCGGCTTCCAGACGTTTCTGCAACTGCCTGAACTTCAGCGCTGCGCGGTGATCCTAAAGGATGTGCTCGGCCATTCGGTCGAGGAGATCGCGAGCATAGCCGCGTGTACGCCGGCAGCCGCCAAATCGGCGCTTCAACGCGGCCGCGTGGCGCTGCGGCGACTCGCGCAGATGCCCACGGACACCCGGCTGCCTCTGATGCCCGATGCGGCCCGCCAGAAGATGGCTACCTTTGTCGATCTGTTCCGCACAGGAGATTTCGATGCGATCCGCGCCATGCTCGCCAACGACGTGAAACTCGAACTGGTGAACCGGCTCAAATGGGAAGGGCGCGACAAGATCGCCCCCTATTTCACGCGCTATGCCGAAGAAACGAAATGGCGGTTCGCCTTCGGCGCCGTCGAGGGCCGCCCAGCCATGCTGGTCTTCGAAAGCGGTAGACCGATGGAGAAACCCGCGCATTTCGTGCTGGTCGATTGGCGGAATGACCGGATCGTGGCGATCCGCGATTTTCTGTTCGCTCCCTATGCACTCGAATTCGTGGACTGGGCTCGATTGGACTAA
- the guaA gene encoding glutamine-hydrolyzing GMP synthase — translation MTQTAHPDSVLIVDFGSQVTQLIARRVREAGVYCEIVPFQSAEEAFKRLQPKAVILSGSPASTVDEGSPRAPQIIFDSGLPVFGICYGQQTMCMQLGGKVESGHHREFGRAFLEVDRDCQLFEGLWSSGSRHQVWMSHGDRVTALPDGFEVVATSSNAPYAFIADEKRKYYGVQFHPEVVHTPDGAKLIGNFIHNIAGIKGDWSMSAYRQKAVEQIRAQVGDKRVICALSGGVDSSVAALLIHEAVGDQLTCILVDHGLMRKDEAAGVVAMFREHYNLHLLHVDAADRFIGELEGVSDPETKRKIIGRLFIETFEEEAKKLGGADFLGQGTLYPDVIESVSFTGGPSVTIKSHHNVGGLPERMKMQLVEPLRELFKDEVRALGRELGLPDSFIGRHPFPGPGLAIRCPGGITREKLEILREADAIYLDEIRKAGLYDAIWQAFAVLLPVQTVGVMGDGRTYEFVCALRAVTSVDGMTADFYHYDMEFLGRAATRIINEVRGINRVVYDVTSKPPGTIEWE, via the coding sequence ATGACCCAGACAGCACATCCCGACTCCGTTCTCATCGTCGATTTCGGCAGCCAGGTGACCCAGCTCATCGCACGGCGCGTGCGCGAGGCCGGCGTCTATTGCGAGATCGTTCCCTTCCAATCGGCCGAAGAGGCTTTCAAACGCCTGCAGCCGAAGGCCGTGATCCTGTCCGGCAGCCCGGCTTCCACGGTGGACGAGGGGTCGCCGCGAGCGCCCCAGATCATCTTCGACAGCGGCCTGCCGGTCTTCGGCATCTGCTACGGCCAGCAGACGATGTGCATGCAGCTCGGCGGCAAGGTCGAAAGCGGTCATCACCGCGAATTCGGCCGCGCCTTCCTCGAGGTCGACAGGGACTGCCAGCTGTTCGAGGGCCTCTGGTCCTCCGGCTCGCGCCATCAGGTCTGGATGAGCCATGGCGACCGCGTCACCGCGCTGCCGGATGGTTTCGAGGTGGTCGCCACCTCCTCCAACGCGCCCTACGCCTTCATCGCCGACGAGAAGCGGAAATATTACGGCGTGCAGTTCCATCCCGAGGTCGTGCATACGCCTGATGGCGCCAAGCTGATCGGTAATTTCATTCACAACATTGCCGGCATCAAGGGCGACTGGTCGATGTCGGCCTACCGGCAGAAGGCGGTCGAGCAGATCCGCGCGCAGGTGGGCGACAAGCGTGTCATCTGCGCGCTTTCGGGCGGCGTCGACAGCTCCGTCGCAGCCCTGTTGATCCACGAGGCCGTCGGCGACCAGCTGACCTGCATCCTCGTCGACCACGGCTTGATGCGCAAGGACGAGGCGGCCGGCGTCGTCGCCATGTTCCGCGAGCACTACAATCTGCACCTGCTGCACGTCGATGCCGCCGATCGTTTCATCGGTGAGCTCGAAGGCGTCAGCGACCCGGAAACCAAGCGCAAGATCATCGGCAGGCTGTTCATCGAGACCTTTGAGGAAGAGGCAAAGAAGCTCGGCGGCGCCGACTTCCTCGGCCAGGGCACGCTCTATCCCGACGTGATCGAAAGCGTTTCCTTCACCGGCGGCCCGTCGGTGACGATCAAATCGCACCACAATGTCGGTGGTCTGCCGGAGCGCATGAAGATGCAGCTCGTGGAACCCTTGCGCGAGCTCTTCAAGGACGAGGTGCGCGCGCTCGGCCGCGAACTCGGCCTGCCCGACAGCTTCATCGGCCGCCACCCCTTCCCCGGCCCCGGCCTTGCCATCCGCTGCCCCGGCGGCATCACCCGCGAAAAGCTGGAGATCCTCCGCGAAGCCGATGCGATCTATCTCGACGAAATCCGCAAGGCGGGTCTCTACGACGCCATCTGGCAGGCCTTCGCCGTGCTGCTTCCAGTCCAGACCGTCGGCGTCATGGGCGACGGCCGCACCTACGAATTCGTCTGCGCGCTGCGTGCCGTCACCTCCGTCGACGGCATGACGGCGGACTTCTACCACTACGACATGGAATTCCTCGGCCGCGCCGCGACCCGCATCATCAACGAGGTGCGCGGCATCAACCGCGTCGTTTATGATGTGACGAGCAAGCCGCCGGGCACAATCGAGTGGGAGTAG
- a CDS encoding 5'-methylthioadenosine/S-adenosylhomocysteine nucleosidase (Enables the cleavage of the glycosidic bond in both 5'-methylthioadenosine and S-adenosylhomocysteine) has protein sequence MKFELKSVAGKSILFVMAAEAEYGPFLRSRIEPLMTGVGPVEAAIALSKTLARLDAVDELPDLVVSLGSAGSAKLEQTEIYQVTSVSYRDMDASPLGFEKGKTPFLDLPATLELPLRIPGIAEASLSTGGNIISGAAYTNIDADMVDMETYAVLRACQGYKLPLIGLRGISDGAVELQHISGWTEYLHIVDRKLSYGVDSLFTALEDGVFWF, from the coding sequence ATGAAGTTCGAACTGAAATCGGTCGCGGGGAAATCCATCCTTTTCGTCATGGCGGCGGAGGCCGAATATGGTCCCTTCCTGCGCTCGCGCATCGAACCTCTGATGACCGGCGTCGGCCCGGTCGAGGCCGCCATAGCGCTGAGCAAGACATTGGCGCGGCTGGATGCCGTCGACGAGCTGCCCGATCTCGTCGTGTCCCTCGGCTCGGCCGGCTCCGCGAAACTGGAGCAGACCGAAATCTATCAGGTGACCTCGGTTTCCTACCGCGACATGGACGCCTCGCCGCTCGGCTTCGAAAAGGGCAAGACACCCTTTCTCGACCTGCCGGCAACGCTCGAACTGCCGCTGCGCATTCCCGGCATTGCCGAAGCAAGTCTTTCCACCGGCGGCAACATCATCTCGGGCGCCGCCTATACCAATATCGACGCCGACATGGTCGACATGGAGACCTATGCGGTGCTGCGCGCCTGCCAGGGCTACAAGCTGCCGTTGATCGGCCTTCGCGGCATTTCAGACGGCGCCGTCGAGCTGCAGCATATTTCGGGCTGGACCGAATATCTGCACATCGTCGACCGCAAGCTCTCCTATGGCGTCGACAGCCTGTTCACGGCGCTGGAGGATGGGGTTTTCTGGTTCTGA
- a CDS encoding PaaI family thioesterase has protein sequence MSETDRGDFRARIRRNFARQAAMETIGAELTRVEHGVVEIELPFDVKLTQQHGILHAGIISAALDSACGFAAYSVIDPEASILTIEFKVNLMSPGRGDRFLFRGEITKPGSTIIVADGRGYAISDGPAKLIASMTGTMMVIRGREGITG, from the coding sequence ATGAGCGAGACTGACAGGGGCGATTTCCGCGCGCGAATCCGCCGCAATTTTGCGCGGCAGGCGGCGATGGAAACGATCGGCGCGGAGCTGACGCGTGTCGAGCACGGCGTCGTCGAGATCGAGTTGCCCTTCGACGTCAAACTGACACAGCAGCACGGCATCCTGCATGCGGGCATCATTTCCGCAGCGCTCGATTCGGCCTGTGGCTTTGCCGCCTATAGCGTCATCGACCCGGAAGCCTCGATCCTGACGATCGAGTTCAAGGTCAATCTCATGTCGCCGGGGCGCGGCGATCGCTTCCTGTTTCGCGGGGAAATCACCAAACCCGGCTCCACCATTATCGTCGCCGACGGACGAGGCTACGCGATCAGCGACGGACCGGCGAAACTCATCGCCTCCATGACCGGGACGATGATGGTGATCCGCGGTAGAGAGGGCATTACGGGATGA
- a CDS encoding DUF2252 family protein: MTTISQSVRNFETWLAGELGDDLVKDDLREKHEKMRSGDFVFLRATYWRWCEIILDICPELTVAPEVLAIGDTHLENFGTWRDVEGRLVWGINDFDDAAVMPYALDLVRIAASAVLARGDDGPSVRMIGELILSGYRRGLENPLPVILERDHKWLRKALLLPNSERREFWEKYEMLLPGSKPPPLAYVKALADALPSGAGSFVPKPRSGGTGSLGRPRFVAYAEWQGGPVLREAKALLPSAWSLRHNPQDVAIHAEEIANGRARSADPHYRVSGRILVRRLSPNSCKIEIDRNPEILLSPTMLELMGFEIANCHSDDAAAVAAILKDLAVRGNDWLHEAARAAASSVSAEQKAYSRAG; encoded by the coding sequence ATGACGACGATATCGCAATCGGTGCGGAATTTCGAGACCTGGCTGGCCGGTGAACTCGGCGACGATCTCGTCAAGGACGATCTCCGGGAGAAGCACGAGAAGATGCGAAGCGGCGATTTCGTCTTCCTGCGCGCCACCTATTGGCGCTGGTGCGAGATCATCCTCGATATCTGCCCCGAACTGACAGTCGCCCCTGAGGTGCTGGCGATCGGCGACACGCATCTGGAGAATTTCGGCACCTGGCGCGATGTCGAGGGCCGGCTCGTCTGGGGTATCAATGATTTCGACGACGCGGCGGTGATGCCCTATGCGTTGGATCTCGTTCGTATTGCGGCAAGCGCCGTCCTGGCGCGCGGCGACGACGGTCCCTCGGTTCGCATGATCGGCGAATTGATCTTGAGCGGCTATCGCAGGGGCCTCGAAAATCCATTGCCCGTCATCCTCGAGCGCGACCACAAATGGCTGCGCAAGGCGCTGCTGCTGCCGAATTCCGAACGGCGGGAATTCTGGGAGAAATACGAAATGTTGCTTCCCGGCAGCAAGCCGCCACCACTAGCCTATGTCAAGGCGCTCGCCGACGCGTTGCCGTCCGGGGCAGGATCCTTCGTGCCGAAGCCACGCAGCGGCGGCACCGGCAGCCTCGGCCGGCCGCGTTTCGTCGCCTATGCCGAATGGCAGGGTGGGCCGGTGCTACGCGAGGCGAAGGCGCTGCTGCCGTCCGCCTGGTCGCTTCGCCACAACCCGCAGGACGTGGCGATCCATGCCGAAGAGATCGCCAATGGGCGGGCGCGCTCAGCCGATCCGCACTACCGGGTCTCCGGCCGCATCCTCGTGCGCCGGCTCTCGCCGAACAGCTGCAAGATCGAAATCGACCGGAATCCGGAGATCCTGCTTTCGCCGACGATGCTGGAACTGATGGGCTTCGAGATCGCCAATTGCCATTCCGACGATGCGGCGGCGGTTGCGGCGATCCTGAAGGACTTGGCGGTGCGGGGAAACGACTGGCTGCACGAGGCGGCAAGGGCCGCGGCATCGAGCGTCAGCGCTGAGCAGAAAGCCTATTCCCGCGCCGGCTAA
- a CDS encoding DUF1513 domain-containing protein → MMRSAAIDRRNFVKAAGLGFLATLAPRSLMAVERTDAVYASGIRAADGSFAVATVTERGEIVDQVTLPARAHGMAFSAATGKTVAFARRPGTYAMIFDPWNKSEPIVISSREDRHFYGHGAFSPDGRLLYASENDFDGNRGMIGLYDATDRFTRIGEFETYGIGPHDMTVSDDGRLLIVANGGIETHPDFGRTKLNLGEMQPSLALIDAATGALVEKHVLPAEWAELSTRHVDLDGAGRIWFACQYEGHRKDLPPLVGHFAKGEDLSFIDLPEETTRRLANYVGAIAVNRSEGLVGITSPKGGASVTIDARTGKVLAETVVPDAAGIAPARSGFAVSSYDGDFLSTRSEVAWDQHIVRI, encoded by the coding sequence ATGATGCGAAGTGCCGCGATCGACCGACGCAACTTCGTCAAGGCGGCCGGCCTTGGCTTCCTTGCAACCTTGGCGCCAAGGTCGCTGATGGCGGTGGAGCGGACCGATGCGGTCTATGCCTCGGGCATTCGGGCAGCCGACGGCTCCTTTGCCGTCGCGACCGTGACCGAGCGCGGCGAGATCGTCGATCAGGTAACGCTTCCCGCCCGCGCCCACGGCATGGCCTTCAGCGCTGCCACCGGCAAGACTGTCGCCTTTGCACGGCGGCCCGGCACCTATGCAATGATCTTCGATCCCTGGAACAAAAGCGAACCGATCGTCATCAGCTCCAGGGAGGACCGGCATTTCTACGGCCACGGCGCCTTCTCTCCTGACGGTCGTTTGCTCTACGCCAGCGAGAACGACTTCGACGGCAATCGCGGCATGATCGGCCTCTACGACGCCACCGACCGCTTCACCCGCATCGGCGAATTCGAGACCTACGGCATCGGTCCGCACGACATGACGGTGTCCGATGACGGGCGCCTGCTCATCGTCGCCAATGGCGGCATCGAGACGCATCCGGATTTCGGCCGCACCAAGCTCAATCTTGGCGAGATGCAGCCGTCGCTGGCGCTGATCGATGCGGCGACCGGGGCGCTGGTCGAAAAACATGTGCTGCCGGCGGAATGGGCAGAACTCTCCACCCGCCACGTCGATCTCGACGGCGCGGGCCGCATTTGGTTCGCCTGCCAGTATGAAGGCCACCGCAAGGATTTGCCGCCGCTTGTCGGCCATTTCGCCAAAGGCGAAGATCTTTCCTTCATCGACCTGCCGGAGGAGACGACGCGCCGGCTCGCCAATTACGTCGGGGCGATCGCCGTCAATCGCAGCGAAGGTCTCGTCGGCATCACCTCGCCGAAGGGCGGCGCCTCGGTGACCATCGACGCAAGGACCGGCAAGGTACTGGCCGAGACCGTCGTTCCCGATGCGGCGGGCATCGCCCCGGCAAGAAGCGGCTTTGCCGTTTCCTCCTACGATGGCGATTTCCTGTCGACCCGCAGTGAGGTCGCCTGGGATCAGCACATCGTGCGGATCTAA
- a CDS encoding imelysin family protein, with translation MRLWHPLLCLTLIGLATSAAAQTATPPAGLNEDAVPAVMQRAVDEVIRPGYRNMQQSAARLTTAMKDLCADGTQQTLDKAKSTFDDTIRYWSIIEIVQTGPVIQDNLFEHILFYPDRKGVGLKQVQALIAKADPKDATVDAIAGKSVALQGLTALEYVLYGNGSDDLVGQKGSFRCLYGEAVAGNIQREAGEVVAAWEKPDGVQASWKHPGPQSNDFMDNKEAVTALLGILVHGAENVRDQRLEQFYKGKDTAPRPRMAIYWRSKNTWKSMAANLEGLRTLWQKAGMAELLPADKQPIAASIDEDFKSLLDSVPKLNPDIDVATSDAEKAKLDTLLADSRDLITRISDEYGAAIGLSAGFSFSDGD, from the coding sequence ATGCGCCTTTGGCACCCCCTGCTCTGCCTCACTCTGATCGGCCTCGCGACATCAGCGGCCGCCCAGACGGCCACTCCCCCGGCAGGGTTGAACGAGGATGCCGTTCCCGCCGTCATGCAGCGCGCCGTCGACGAGGTGATCCGTCCCGGCTATCGCAACATGCAGCAATCGGCCGCCCGGCTGACGACGGCGATGAAGGATCTTTGCGCCGACGGCACGCAGCAGACCCTCGACAAGGCGAAGTCCACCTTCGACGATACGATCCGCTATTGGTCGATCATCGAGATCGTCCAGACCGGACCTGTTATTCAGGACAATCTCTTCGAGCACATCCTGTTTTATCCCGACCGCAAGGGCGTTGGCCTCAAGCAGGTGCAGGCGCTGATCGCCAAGGCCGACCCGAAGGATGCGACTGTTGATGCGATCGCCGGCAAGAGTGTTGCGTTGCAAGGCCTGACGGCGCTGGAATACGTCCTTTATGGCAATGGCTCCGACGATCTCGTCGGGCAGAAGGGCAGTTTCCGCTGCCTTTACGGCGAGGCGGTCGCCGGTAATATCCAGCGTGAGGCCGGCGAAGTCGTCGCCGCCTGGGAAAAGCCGGATGGCGTGCAGGCGAGCTGGAAACACCCAGGCCCGCAGAGCAATGATTTCATGGACAACAAGGAAGCGGTGACGGCGCTGCTCGGCATTCTGGTCCATGGTGCGGAGAATGTCCGCGACCAGCGGCTGGAGCAGTTCTACAAGGGCAAAGACACCGCGCCACGGCCGCGCATGGCGATCTACTGGCGCTCCAAAAATACCTGGAAATCGATGGCCGCCAATCTGGAGGGCCTGCGCACGCTCTGGCAGAAGGCCGGCATGGCCGAGCTTCTGCCAGCGGACAAGCAGCCGATTGCCGCCTCGATCGACGAGGACTTCAAATCGCTGCTCGACAGCGTGCCGAAGCTCAATCCCGACATCGATGTCGCCACAAGCGATGCGGAGAAGGCCAAGCTCGATACGCTGCTTGCCGACAGCCGCGACCTGATCACCAGGATCAGCGACGAATATGGCGCGGCGATCGGCCTTTCGGCCGGCTTTTCCTTTTCGGACGGAGACTGA